CTGGGTCCTGGGCCTCTGCGCGGCGACCCTCGCGGACCGCTCCGCGGCGGACGACGCGTCCCAGGAGGTCTTCCTCAAGGCCTACAAGTCCCTCCCGCGGTTCAAAAGCGGCTCGTCCTTCTCCACTTGGCTGCACCGCATCGCGGTCAACCATTGTTTTGACCTCCTGCGCAGCCGGGCCCGCCGCAAGACCGAGTCCTGGGACGAGCTCCTGGAGAAGGAAGGCGAGCGCATCCATCTCCTCCTGGCCGCGCCCGCGCAGGCCGGGCACTCGCCAGAGGACGCCGACCTCGTCCGACGGGTGCTGGACTGCCTGCCCCCCGACTACCGGCTGGTCCTGACTTTGCGCGAAGTCCAGGGCCTCAGCTACGATGAGATCGCGGCGGCCATGGACTGCTCCTTGGACTCGGTCAAAGCCCGCCTGCAGCGCGCGCGCCGGGACTTCACGGAGCGCCTGCGACACTTTCTGGACCCCCTCAGCGTCTAAAGAGCGAGGCCCATGAAAGACCAGGAGACCGACGAGAAGCTCTGGCCGCGCCTAGCCGCGGCCTTTTTGCGCGCCCCGGCCCGCCCCTCCTCATTGGAGACCGAGGCTTTCGTGAGCAAGGTCATGGCCCGCCTGGAGCGGCCGGCCGAAGCTCCTTGGTTCTCGGCGGGACTGCGCTGGCTGGTCCCGGCCATGAGCGTCGCCTTGGCGGCATCGGCCCTGCTCATCGCCCGGCCCGATCAAAGGTTCACCCCGCCGGAGGACGTCGTGCTCCTGGCGGCGGGCTCCAGGGCCGCGCCGCAGGCGGTTCCGCCCACGACGGACGAATTGGTGGCTATGGTCATGGAGAGAGAATGAGACTGGATTGGAGACAAGCGGTGCCGGCCCTGCTGCTGGGCTGCCTCATAGGGATATGGGGCGGCGCCTGGCTGCACCGGGCAGGACTGCGGCACATGCGGACCGATGGCGCCGAGACGCAGCGGCTGCTGCACCAGTTCAGCTCGGAGCTCAAGCTCGACGCGGGCCAGCAGGACGCGGTCAAGGCGGTGCTGGAATCCTACCGCACCCAGATGAAGGCCCTGCACGAGGACCATGCCAAGCGCTTCGGCGAGATCCGCGCCTCCATGCGCGACGACATCGCCAAGCTCCTGAACCCGGAGCAGGTCAAGCGCTTCCAGGACATCCAGTCGCGCTGGGACGCCCGCCACAAGGATTGGAAATAACCCCATCATGATCAAAACCCTTATCCTCAGCCTTCTGCTGTCGGCCCCGGCCGCGGCGCAGACCGCGGCCGGCATGTCGCCTTTGCCGCCCGAGCAGGCGCCCGACCGGGTGCTCACCTGGGAGGACTGCGTGGCCCTGGCCGCGCAGAAGAACCCCGGCCTAGTCTCGTCCCAGTATGCCAAGCAGGCGGGGCGCGCCTCCTACCTGGGGAGCTTCAACGGGCTCCTGCCCGGAGTCTCCCTCTCCAACAGCTACTCCTCTTCGAACGGCTCCAGCGGAAAGCCCGGCTACTCGGCCGCGGCCTCGGCCAGCATCAGCCTCTTCGATATGGGGCAGATCGCGGGCATCCGCTCGGCCTCCGCGGGCTATTCCCAGGCCGAAGCCAACCTGCGCCAAGCCTCCGCCAGCCTGCGCTTCAGCCTCCGCTCGGCCTTCACCCAGGCCTTCATCGCCGAGAAGAACGTGGAGGTGGCGCGCAAGATCCTGGAGATCCGCCAGAGGAACTCCGAGGAGGTCTCCCTGAAGTACCAGTCCGGCAAGGAGTACAAGGGCAACATGCTCAACGCCCAGGCCCAGCTCCTCCAGTCGCGGGCGAGCCTGGCGCAGGCCCTGCGCAGCGTGAGGACCGCGCGGCGCGCCTTGGACCAGCAGTTGGGCCTGGACGATTTCTCCGCGGTGTCCGTGACCGGGACGCTGACGGCCCTGGCGCCGCCGGAGCTCCCCGCCGACCTCGACGAGCTCATCTCCAACCGGCCGGACGTCCTGGTCCAGGAGGCCGTGATCAAGGCCCAGCGGGCCTCTGTGGCCTCCGCGCAAAGCCCGCTATGGCCGAGCCTGTCGGCCGATTACACCCGCTCCCGCAGCGCCGGCTATGAGTTCCCGGGCTCGAACTACGGCTGGTCGGCGGGGGCCACGCTGAGCTATCCCATCTTCGGCGGCGGGCCCACGTCCACCTATTTCGCGGTCAAGGGCGCGAAGAACAATCTGGAGAAGTCCCTGCAGGACCTGCGCTCGGTGCGCAACGCGGCGCTCGTGGACCTGGAGAACAACTGGGCCGCATACGCCAACGCCGTGGACCAGCTCCGGGTGGCGGAGGCCAGCCTGGAGTCCGCGCGCCAGCGCAACGCCGAGGCCGAGGTCCGCTACGCCAGCGGCCTGCTCAGCTTCGACAACTGGGAAGTCATCGTCGGCGAGTGGGTCAGCGCCGAGCAGCAGGCCATATTCGCCCAGTCCGGCACGGTGACGGCGCAGGCGGCATGGGAAAAATCTCTGGGAAAGGCTTTGGGGGAATAGCATGAAGAAGATCCTTATCATCGTACTGGTCTTGGGAGTGCTAGGGGCAGGCGGCTGGGCCCTGAAGAGCAAGTTCTCCAAGCCCGCGCGGCCGGACGCGGTCGCGGTCAAGGCCGCCGAGGCCTCTATCGAGCAGACCGTTGAAGCCACGGGGTCCGTGGCGCCGTACCACCGCGTCGAGATCAAAGCGGCCATCGGGGGGCGCATCGAGAAGCTCCTGGTCAAGGAGGGCGACCGGGTGAGCCAGGGCCAGATCATCGCCTGGATGAGCTCCACCGACCGCGCCGCCATCCTCGACGCCGCCCGGGCGCAGGGCCCCGAGGTTCTCAAGAAATGGCAGGACGCCTATAAGCCGACGCCCATCATCGCGCCCCTGCCCGGGGTCATAATCCTCAACAACGTGGTCGAGGGCCAGACCGTGGATTCCAGCGTGGTCATCTATGCCATGTCCGACATCCTCATCGTCGTCGCGCAAGTCGACGAGTCTGACATCGGACGCATCCACGTCGCGATGCCCGCGCGCATCACCTTGGACTCCTACCCCGACAAGAAGGACGAGGCCAAGGTCTTCGACATCCTCTACGAGGGCAAGAACGTGTCCAACGTCATCCAGTACCAGGTCAAGATCAAGCTCGACAAGCTCCCCGCCTATTTCCGGTCCCAGATGACGGCCAACATCAGCTTCATCCTCAACCGCAAGGAGAAAGCCCTGCTGGTCCCGGCCAGCGCGGTGCGCGAGAAAGACGGCGTCAAGCAGGTCCTCACTCCCAGCCCCGAGCCCGGCGGCAAGGACGTCTGGAAGGAGGTCAAGACCGGCATCGAGAACGACACCTCGGTGGAGATCGTCTCGGGCCTGGCCGCCGGAGACACGGTCCTCATCCGCCAGGCGCGCTACGTGCCCCAGGCCGCCGCGGCCAGCAGCCCGCTGGCCATGGGCGGCGGCAGGCCCAGCGGCCCCTCCGGACAGGCGCCGCGGGGCGGCGGGGGCGGCGGAGGCGGAGGCCGCTGATGTCCCTCATCGAGATCAAGGGCATCACCCGCTCCTATCAGGTGGGCGGCAGCGAGCTCAAGGTCCTCAAGGGGATAGACCTCACCATCGAGGAAGGCGAGTTCGTGGCCATCATGGGCCCTTCCGGCTCGGGCAAGTCCACCCTCATGCAGATCCTGGGCCTGCTGGACCGCCCGACTTCGGGCCAGTACCACCTGCTGGGGCGGGACGTCTCCCGGCTCTCTGACGACGAAGGCGCCATCCTGCGCTCGCGCACCATCGGCTTCATCTTCCAGATGTTCAACCTCCTGGCCCGGACCTCCGCCTTGGACAACGTGGCCCTGCCCATGATCTACTCCGGCGCGCCCAACCGCGAGGAGCGGGCCTTGGACGTGCTCAAGCAGGTGGGTCTCCAGGACCGCATCCACCACAAGCCCAACGAGCTTTCCGGCGGCCAGCAGCAGAGGGTGGCCGTGGCCCGCTCCTTGGTCAACCACCCTAAGATCATCTTCGCGGACGAGCCCACCGGCAACCTGGCCTCGGACCAGGCCGAGGATATCCTCAACCAGCCCAAGCTCCTCAACCGCGGCGGCATCACCATCATCATGGTCACGCACGAGCCCGACATCGCGGCCCATGCCAAGCGCATCATCCGCATCAAGGACGGCATGGTCGTGGCCGACGAGCTGACCGCG
Above is a window of Elusimicrobiota bacterium DNA encoding:
- a CDS encoding TolC family protein; the protein is MIKTLILSLLLSAPAAAQTAAGMSPLPPEQAPDRVLTWEDCVALAAQKNPGLVSSQYAKQAGRASYLGSFNGLLPGVSLSNSYSSSNGSSGKPGYSAAASASISLFDMGQIAGIRSASAGYSQAEANLRQASASLRFSLRSAFTQAFIAEKNVEVARKILEIRQRNSEEVSLKYQSGKEYKGNMLNAQAQLLQSRASLAQALRSVRTARRALDQQLGLDDFSAVSVTGTLTALAPPELPADLDELISNRPDVLVQEAVIKAQRASVASAQSPLWPSLSADYTRSRSAGYEFPGSNYGWSAGATLSYPIFGGGPTSTYFAVKGAKNNLEKSLQDLRSVRNAALVDLENNWAAYANAVDQLRVAEASLESARQRNAEAEVRYASGLLSFDNWEVIVGEWVSAEQQAIFAQSGTVTAQAAWEKSLGKALGE
- a CDS encoding efflux RND transporter periplasmic adaptor subunit; its protein translation is MKKILIIVLVLGVLGAGGWALKSKFSKPARPDAVAVKAAEASIEQTVEATGSVAPYHRVEIKAAIGGRIEKLLVKEGDRVSQGQIIAWMSSTDRAAILDAARAQGPEVLKKWQDAYKPTPIIAPLPGVIILNNVVEGQTVDSSVVIYAMSDILIVVAQVDESDIGRIHVAMPARITLDSYPDKKDEAKVFDILYEGKNVSNVIQYQVKIKLDKLPAYFRSQMTANISFILNRKEKALLVPASAVREKDGVKQVLTPSPEPGGKDVWKEVKTGIENDTSVEIVSGLAAGDTVLIRQARYVPQAAAASSPLAMGGGRPSGPSGQAPRGGGGGGGGGR
- a CDS encoding sigma-70 family RNA polymerase sigma factor, yielding MGAPSSAEDDAELVSRVQSGEQDAFAELVRRNHAWVLGLCAATLADRSAADDASQEVFLKAYKSLPRFKSGSSFSTWLHRIAVNHCFDLLRSRARRKTESWDELLEKEGERIHLLLAAPAQAGHSPEDADLVRRVLDCLPPDYRLVLTLREVQGLSYDEIAAAMDCSLDSVKARLQRARRDFTERLRHFLDPLSV